From Bacillus sp. FSL K6-3431, the proteins below share one genomic window:
- the mnhG gene encoding monovalent cation/H(+) antiporter subunit G, which yields MSAIAEWTIAICILIGTFLSIVAAIGLIRLPDVYTRNHAASKSTTLGVLFTLLGTLIYFYSNDGEFNARIILGIIFIFITAPVAGHLISRAAYHTGVKMSERSVQDDLSHKK from the coding sequence ATGAGCGCCATAGCTGAATGGACTATCGCGATTTGTATATTAATTGGCACTTTCTTAAGTATAGTCGCTGCTATCGGACTTATAAGACTGCCTGATGTGTATACAAGAAACCATGCGGCATCTAAATCTACTACACTCGGTGTATTATTTACTCTTCTTGGAACATTGATCTATTTTTATTCAAATGATGGTGAATTCAATGCTAGGATCATCCTTGGTATCATATTCATTTTTATTACCGCCCCTGTTGCTGGTCATTTAATTAGCAGGGCGGCATACCATACAGGTGTAAAAATGTCAGAGCGAAGTGTACAAGACGATTTATCACACAAGAAATAA
- a CDS encoding Na(+)/H(+) antiporter subunit F1, whose protein sequence is MLDIVLKIALIGFSISSVIILIRVIKGPSTPDRIVALDAMGINLAAITGLMSMIFHTKAFLDVILLFGILSFIGTVAFSKFLQKGEIIEYERHS, encoded by the coding sequence ATGTTGGATATTGTATTAAAAATTGCCCTGATCGGATTCTCTATTTCGTCTGTGATCATATTAATTAGAGTGATAAAAGGTCCTTCTACACCTGATAGAATTGTTGCTCTTGATGCAATGGGAATCAATTTAGCTGCTATTACAGGACTTATGTCTATGATATTCCACACAAAAGCCTTCTTAGATGTCATATTATTATTTGGGATTCTTTCCTTTATTGGAACGGTTGCTTTTTCTAAGTTTTTACAGAAAGGAGAGATCATCGAATATGAGCGCCATAGCTGA
- a CDS encoding Na+/H+ antiporter subunit E — protein sequence MAFQILLNVFMASLWMFFESSVTLSTFIIGYVLGLLIIFVMRRFFSSRFYLYRVFAVIWLVLLFLKELLLSNLAVLKVVLNPKLTIRPGIFAFETDLESDWEITLLANLITLTPGTLVVDLSKDNKTLYIHAMDIEDADEAVDSIRLSFEKAIMEVSR from the coding sequence ATGGCTTTTCAAATATTGTTAAATGTTTTCATGGCATCGTTATGGATGTTTTTTGAGAGCTCTGTCACATTGTCTACGTTTATTATTGGTTATGTATTAGGATTGCTCATTATTTTTGTGATGCGTAGATTTTTCTCATCTAGGTTTTATTTATATAGGGTTTTTGCAGTAATATGGCTCGTTCTTCTTTTTCTAAAAGAATTACTCCTTTCCAATCTGGCAGTTTTAAAAGTTGTTTTGAATCCAAAATTAACGATTCGCCCAGGAATTTTCGCTTTTGAAACAGACCTCGAATCTGATTGGGAAATTACTCTTTTGGCAAATCTAATTACATTAACCCCTGGTACACTTGTTGTCGATTTGTCTAAAGATAATAAAACTCTTTACATCCACGCCATGGATATTGAAGATGCAGATGAAGCTGTAGATAGTATTAGACTTTCTTTTGAAAAAGCGATTATGGAGGTGAGCCGCTAA
- a CDS encoding Na+/H+ antiporter subunit D, whose product MINLLILPIGIPLITAVILMFFAKKVAIQRWISAFSMAGTFIASLILIHKIDQRGIQTLDLGSWPAPFGITLVSDMLSALLVATGSFIALCCILYSFGTIGKAREKFYYYSIVQFLMVGVNGAFTTGDIFNMFVFFEVMLMSSYVLIVIGGTKIQLRESIKYLLVNVTSSALFVIAVAYLYSMVGTLNMAHISERIAEAGQPGIMTVVAVLFLIVFGLKGGIFPLFFWLPGSYYAPPAPIMALFGALLTKVGVYSILRTYTLFFYHDQGFTHELLIILSLITIVLGAIAAIAYKDMKKIIIYNIVVAIGIITYGIGTMNADSLSGSVFYLIHDMIIKAALFMIAGVIIAITGTGNYQKFSGLIRHYPLLGWTFFLSILALAGIPPLSGFIGKILIARGGFAEGDVVGALIILFSSLFVLYSLMRVFINSFWGDASGSKVNHDIAVGKLLIPIIMLMVASISYGVFSEYVNMYITQAVDVLIDPSLYIEAVLNK is encoded by the coding sequence ATGATTAATTTATTAATATTGCCAATTGGAATTCCACTTATCACTGCAGTTATTTTAATGTTTTTCGCAAAAAAGGTCGCTATCCAGCGGTGGATTTCCGCTTTCTCAATGGCTGGAACATTCATTGCTTCATTAATTTTGATTCATAAAATCGATCAACGTGGCATTCAAACGCTCGATCTTGGAAGCTGGCCTGCGCCTTTCGGCATTACACTCGTATCTGACATGCTGTCCGCTTTGCTTGTTGCTACAGGTTCTTTTATCGCACTTTGCTGCATTCTTTACTCCTTTGGCACAATTGGAAAAGCACGTGAAAAATTTTATTACTATTCCATCGTTCAATTTTTAATGGTAGGTGTGAACGGAGCATTTACTACGGGTGATATTTTTAACATGTTCGTATTTTTCGAAGTGATGCTTATGTCCTCGTACGTGCTTATTGTCATAGGCGGCACGAAAATTCAGTTGCGTGAATCCATTAAATATCTGCTTGTGAATGTGACGTCATCTGCATTATTTGTTATTGCAGTCGCGTATTTATATTCGATGGTAGGAACATTAAATATGGCCCATATTTCCGAAAGAATTGCGGAAGCTGGCCAACCAGGGATCATGACAGTCGTTGCAGTGCTCTTTTTGATTGTTTTTGGATTAAAAGGAGGTATATTTCCACTCTTCTTTTGGCTTCCGGGTTCTTATTATGCACCACCTGCACCCATTATGGCGTTATTCGGAGCCTTGTTAACAAAAGTAGGTGTATATTCGATATTAAGGACATACACACTATTCTTCTATCATGATCAAGGATTTACACATGAGCTTCTCATTATCTTATCACTCATAACGATCGTTCTTGGTGCAATCGCTGCGATCGCATATAAAGATATGAAGAAGATTATCATTTATAATATTGTTGTTGCGATCGGAATCATTACGTATGGAATCGGTACGATGAACGCTGACTCTTTGAGTGGGTCTGTCTTCTATTTAATCCACGACATGATCATCAAAGCGGCATTGTTCATGATTGCAGGTGTCATCATTGCAATCACTGGCACGGGCAATTATCAGAAATTTAGCGGGTTGATTCGGCATTACCCTTTGCTTGGCTGGACCTTCTTTCTATCGATTCTTGCACTTGCAGGTATCCCTCCTTTAAGTGGTTTTATCGGAAAAATTTTGATTGCAAGAGGAGGTTTTGCGGAAGGTGACGTTGTTGGTGCACTGATCATTCTGTTCTCCAGTCTTTTCGTGTTGTATTCGTTGATGAGGGTGTTCATCAATAGCTTTTGGGGAGATGCGAGTGGTAGTAAAGTGAACCATGATATTGCCGTTGGCAAGTTGCTTATTCCTATTATCATGCTAATGGTCGCCTCCATTTCTTATGGAGTTTTCTCCGAATACGTCAATATGTATATTACCCAGGCTGTAGATGTGCTCATTGATCCGTCTCTTTACATCGAGGCTGTTTTAAACAAGTAA
- a CDS encoding Na(+)/H(+) antiporter subunit C → MEILMSVLIGLLFASAVYLMLSKSLLRIIIGTGLLSHGAHLMLLTMAGLKRGSVPLLGENAEAYTDPIPQALVLTAIVISFGVTAFFLVVAYRAYQELGTDNIDEMRGTETDD, encoded by the coding sequence ATGGAAATTTTAATGTCCGTATTAATTGGCCTTCTGTTTGCAAGTGCCGTTTACTTAATGCTTTCAAAAAGCTTGCTAAGGATTATTATTGGCACAGGACTCTTAAGTCATGGAGCCCATCTGATGCTATTGACAATGGCTGGATTGAAGCGGGGTTCTGTGCCACTACTTGGAGAAAATGCTGAAGCATATACAGACCCTATTCCCCAAGCGCTTGTTTTAACAGCAATCGTCATCAGTTTTGGTGTAACAGCTTTTTTCTTGGTCGTGGCCTATCGAGCTTATCAAGAACTTGGCACTGACAATATTGATGAGATGAGAGGTACTGAAACTGATGATTAA
- a CDS encoding Na(+)/H(+) antiporter subunit B, translating into MNTNDLILQTVTKIVSFIILLFSLHIFFAGHYNPGGGFVGGLLTSGAIVLLLLAYDIKTVANSLPVNYRIMIAVGMLFAIGTGIGSLLFNVPFLTHAFGYFTLPILGKTSLHTAVLFDIGVYLVVVGATMTIIQTIGESE; encoded by the coding sequence ATGAATACAAATGATCTTATTTTACAAACCGTTACTAAAATCGTTTCATTTATTATTCTGCTGTTCTCCCTTCATATATTTTTTGCAGGTCATTACAATCCAGGTGGTGGCTTTGTTGGTGGACTTCTAACATCCGGTGCCATTGTGTTGCTATTACTTGCTTATGACATAAAGACGGTGGCGAATAGTTTGCCTGTTAATTATAGAATTATGATCGCAGTTGGAATGTTATTTGCAATCGGAACTGGAATCGGATCACTGTTATTTAATGTTCCTTTTCTCACCCATGCCTTTGGATATTTCACACTACCTATTCTTGGAAAAACTTCCCTGCATACTGCTGTATTATTTGATATCGGTGTGTACTTAGTTGTCGTTGGTGCCACGATGACCATTATTCAAACGATTGGAGAGAGCGAATAA